From a single Bemisia tabaci chromosome 10, PGI_BMITA_v3 genomic region:
- the LOC109037847 gene encoding uncharacterized protein produces MLSNLLLCQNHEDLPTHESFFSQHYLPFVGIDNDVKMGVLPVDNTIDQSELYFKRPWRPDWTVTQLTAFVGVSVGFLLLILVWLRRQMSAGSSPEIEDEKLKEENKSSLREAIAAHEEPVIEEKISPLTLAPLTTTPPLPPVTTGLRTSIIQSSHLRCETIKKKEIVLVKTKGLLERRGSSANLTIGVLHPSEKVPPPVTPTKECTAEEYLMSVGNVLSRSQLKSSLNDIRGLHKEFWDIPLNHPEKSTVAGCGVKNRYRTILPNDKTRVRINGDETLDGYINANFIKGFGDEKAFIATQGPLPNTVIDFWSMVWCENVPAIVMITRLLEKSCPKCEAYFPTGKDESCKYGEISVTVQSIQIKGGYVIRKLDVQKGDETRCVLHFWYDSWPDHKAPPNLYSLLYLIKDVELSRFCLPLKFNSPGPARSPRVRKASSLEEDSISKDSCRFESESPVSLRGSTPILPCSHLSFDQYETETYSDSPFFTETRSKEEEVSTLSDNYLTASESLYSWDDALSSPNVKGKKSSPLSKDDERKTEVKYSPLVSKWQSSLESVDEISCSSEVSSSVPSGKKNSSDDSALGRYYPSSAGYCESPRGKTRSRPFFFNFENVSLEKTKSLDNSQLSCSLSKLRKPDSSPSNRSDVFSFENLSIESEEPEPRSKPKLRRATEMSTDSSIWSQPSPDYLFEVYGSPSSEAPEVQEPQEMVSSASVSFSEPTVGTKRQGPVVVHCSAGVGRTGCFIAISLGCSQLRETNSVDVLGIVSRMRCDRGGMVQSAEQYECIHRALALFEQCMPEETEGPKEPESK; encoded by the exons ATGCTGTCCAATCTTCTGCTCTGCCAGAATCATGAAGATTTACCGACCCATGAATCGTTTTTCTCACAGCATTATCTGCCTTTCGTTGGCATAG ATAATGATGTCAAGATGGGAGTTCTGCCTGTTGATAATACGATTGACCAAAGCGAGTTGTACTTTAAAAGACCTTGGAGGCCCGATTGGACAGTAACACAATTAACGGCTTTTGTCGGGGTTTCTGTTGGATTTTTACTCCTg ATTTTAGTTTGGCTGCGAAGGCAAATGTCAGCGGGGAGTTCACCAGAGATTGaagacgaaaaattaaaagaagaaaacaaatcatCTCTGCGGGAAGCTATTGCGGCCCATGAAGAGCCTGTGATCGAAGAGAAAATATCCCCTCTCACCCTGGCGCCTTTAACTACAACACCACCACTTCCCCCTGTAACGACAG GTTTACGCACTAGCATAATCCAGAGCAGTCATCTAAGATGCGAAACTATAAAGAAAAAGGAGATAGTTCTTGTCAAAACAAAAGGGCTATTGGAAAGGCGCGGATCCAGCGCCAACTTGACAATTGGTGTCCTTCATCCAAGCGAAAAAGTACCTCCTCCTGTCACACCCACCAAAGAGTG CACTGCTGAGGAGTATTTAATGTCAGTTGGTAATGTTCTCAGCCGGTCACAACTTAAAAGTAGTTTAAATGATATTCGAGGTCTTCACAAGGAGTTCTGGGACATACCCTTGAATCATCCCGAAAAGTCCACAGTTGCAGGGTGCGGTGTAAAAAATAG GTATCGGACTATCCTGCCCAATGATAAAACGCGAGTTCGTATCAATGGGGACGAAACCCTGGATGGATACATCAATGCAAATTTCATCAAA GGATTTGGGGATGAAAAAGCATTTATCGCCACTCAAGGGCCCCTACCAAACACAGTCATTGATTTTTGGTCGATGGTCTGGTGTGAAAATGTGCCTGCTATTGTTATGATTACAAGACTGCTGGAAAAATCATGTCCTAAGTGTGAGGCGTACTTCCCGACAGGCAAAGACGAGAGCTGTAAATACGGAGAAATTTCCGTCACAGTTCAGAGTATTCAGATCAAAGGAGGATACGTTATTCGGAAGTTGGATGTTCAG AAAGGCGATGAGACCCGATGTGTTCTTCACTTTTGGTACGATTCCTGGCCGGACCACAAAGCGCCACCAAACCTGTATTCTCTCTTGTACCTAATTAAAGATGTTGAGCTATCACGTTTTTGTCTACCTCTCAAGTTCAACTCCCCGGGGCCTGCGCGAAGTCCGCGTGTACGCAAGGCCTCCTCGCTAGAGGAAGACTCCATTAGCAAAGACTCCTGTCGGTTTGAATCGGAAAGCCCCGTTTCTTTAAGGGGATCCACGCCTATTCTCCCATGCAGTCATCTAAGTTTCGATCAGTACGAAACAGAAACCTACTCCGACAGTCCATTCTTCACAGAGACCAGGAGCAAGGAAGAAGAGGTCTCAACACTCTCTGATAATTACCTAACAGCATCGGAAAGTCTTTACTCGTGGGACGATGCTCTGAGCAGTCCCAACGTGAAGGGTAAAAAAAGTAGTCCACTCTCCAAGGACGATGAGAGGAAAACGGAGGTCAAATACTCACCCCTAGTTTCTAAGTGGCAGTCTTCGTTAGAAAGCGTCGATGAAATAAGCTGTAGCTCTGAAGTTAGTTCTAGTGTGCCATCAGGCAAGAAAAACTCATCAGATGATAGTGCGTTAGGACGATATTACCCAAGCTCGGCCGGGTATTGTGAGTCGCCGCGTGGCAAGACCCGTTCTCGACCGTTCTTTTTCAACTTCGAAAACGTGTCGCTGGAGAAAACAAAGTCCCTCGATAATTCACAGCTGTCCTGTTCGCTTTCAAAGTTAAGGAAGCCTGATTCTAGTCCCTCTAATAGAtctgatgtttttagttttgagAACCTGTCCATCGAATCGGAGGAGCCTGAGCCTCGCTCGAAGCCCAAGCTCCGGCGAGCGACTGAGATGTCAACAGACAGTTCGATCTGGTCACAGCCAAGTCCTGACTACTTGTTCGAAGTGTATGGATCGCCCAGTTCGGAAGCCCCTGAAGTGCAAGAACCGCAAGAGATGGTGTCTTCGGCGTCAGTGAGTTTCAGCGAACCGACAGTGGGTACTAAAAGACAGGGGCCAGTGGTTGTGCACTGCAGCGCAGGTGTCGGAAGGACAGGCTGTTTTATTGCCATTAGTCTTGGATGTAGCCAACTACGGGAGACGAATAGTGTGGATGTCCTCGGTATTGTTTCAAGGATGAGATGTGATCG TGGTGGAATGGTTCAGTCCGCAGAGCAGTATGAATGCATTCACAGAGCTCTCGCCCTATTTGAACAGTGTATGCCAGAAGAAACAGAAGGTCCTAAGGAACCAGAGAGCAAGTAA